TTTGTCAATTCTGTAATGCCAATTTTATCAAGTTCTCTTTCTAAGGTATCTTCTGATCTTACTTTAATCTTGTAACCTGTTGCACTGAATACATCCATTAGCTTTTTCTTATCTTCACACACAACTATTTTCCCATTGTTTATTATCGCAACTCTATCCGCTATTTCTTCAACTAATGCCATATCATGAGTAGAAAGTAAAATGCTCTTTCCTCTTTCTTTCACGTTTGTTAACAATCTTCTAAATTCTACATTAGAAATTACGTCGAGTCCAAGAGTAGGTTCATCCAATAGCAGAACATCAGTATCCACTGCTAAACAAACAGCTAGGGCTGTTTTTTGCTGCATTCCCCTTGAAAGTGTATAAACCACTTCGTTGGCTTTTTCTTTAATTCCCAAAAAATCTAAAATATCTAAGGCTTCATTTTTCGATATCTTTTTCCCCCTGATCCCAACAAAATACTGTATATTTTCAATTGGGGTTAACCTGTGATAAAGGTTCCTACTCCCTTCCAAAACTACACTTATCTGTTTAAGAGCTTTAGACCTTTCTGTTTTCAAATCATAATCTTTTATTTTTATCTTTCCTTCATCGAAAACAAGAAGGCCACATATACTTTTGATAGTAGTTGTTTTTCCTGCACCATTTGGGCCAAGGAGTGCGAAGATCTCTCCTTCTTTTACATGAAAGGAAATCTTATCTACTGCTGTAAGCATTTCTTTTGAAGTTCTTTGTGGGTATCTTTTTAGTAAATCATTAACTTCAATAACGTTCATCTATTTCACCACCCTTTAATATTGTCCCAGAGTTCCTCTAACCATGGCACGTTTTTCAAAACCCCTGAATATAATTATTCCTACCAAAAGAAATAAAGCTGCAGTTATCCACAAAATAACGTGGTCTTGAATAGGGAACTGATAAAAATTTGTTCCTGTAACCGCCATTCTTCTCATCATCCCTGTTGCTTTTACCATTGGCAAAAGTTCAAACCAAAGAGCATCAACTTCAAACATTAAAATTGCTAGGAAAGCAAAAGTACATATTTGAATGAATGAAGAAATCTTTTTAAATATCAAAGCCATTCCTCCCAGAATTAAACCGACACCAACCGCACTAATAGAACCAAGAATAATTAAATAGAGGAGAGTAAAAAGGTCGAAATTCAAAGTTCTTCCTGTTGTAAAAGCTGCTAAATACATTAAAGGTACTATCATTAGAACGTTTATACAAAAATCACTTATCACATGAAAAATCATTTGAAACTCAAATTTTACTGGAGACATAAACAGTTGTTCCAAAGTTCCTCTTTCTGCCTCTTGAATTATCCAGTATGAAACACCTTGGAACGAAGCTAAAAACATTATCCACATGAAATAACTCACAATGATTCCATCTATGGTATCTCCGAAATTAGGTCCACTTGCTATCTTAAATCCAAAAAATATAAGATAGAAGATGATGAAAAGTATTATGAATGAAGAAACTGTGTCAAAAAAATATCTCTTCATTTCAATAAAATTTTTCTTGAAATTTGCAACAAAAGCATTTACCATCCTTCATCCCTCCATTTAATAATAAAATTAGTTCTCTTACGCATATAGAAAACTCACCATTGTACTTTTGCCGGATCCACTCGTTCCTACCAACGCTATCTTTTCGTTTTTTCCAACGGTGAGATTTATGTTTTTCAAAACTATCTCGTTTCTATAATATTTATCCCTTCAATCTTTTCTCTCAGACTTTCCATGACCTTACTGTATTCTTTTCTTTCCTTCTTTGAAGCATCTAATACCCTTTTATTGAAATGGTTTAATACCCAGTAATATAACGGTATCATAGCAATAACCAACAAAGTAAACTGCCAACTAAAAAAGGTTGCATATGAATATGAACCAAATATTTTATTTCTTGTATTTTTGTTATTCATCTTTTAGTTTTTCTATTATTGGTAAAGTTTGATATATCTGGTAGTTTTCTTTAGTAACTAATATTAAAAATCCTCTGTGCGCCAGCAATTTTATCGGTTCCTCTGTAAATGGTTCCTCGTGAAATATTTTAGCTGAATATTTTCCATCATCTTCTTCAACAAGTACAGCCATTTTAAGCTTGTTGTCTGATATAGAATGGTAAAGTATGAAGATATTCCCTAATGAATCGATAGCAAAACTGATAATCTCATCATCTTTCAATTCTTCTACAAATATTGCCTTAAAAAATCCTTGGGGGTAAATGTATTGAAAAATATGGTTTGAAGAATCTCTAACAAATAAACTTCTTTCAAAAGTTAAAACTTCTTCAAATTGTCGGGCATCTATACCCTCGTATTTTATTCCTCCTGTTGCAGGAAATGAAGAAATAATCTCACCTGAGATCGTCATCATGATAATTTCATTTTTCTTTTTATCGATAAGCCAAAAATCTTCTTTCTTTAAAGATCCATTTTGAATAAATACATTAGTAGGCGGGGAAAGTAATAAGTCATTTTTTGAATCAATTCCTACGTCTATTGTATTGACTAAATCCCCCTCTAAAGAGAAAACAACTACTTCCTTTATTTTTTCCGAATAACCAACAAAGTACTCTGAACCTTCACCTGGTATCCATCCTAATTTTACAAAGATTAAGTTACTTAATTCGTAATCTTGATATTCTTCTTTCGGAAATGTGTGAGCAATACTGTGTGGTGCATAATTATCAGGTTTGATAACTGAGTAGATTTCGATAAAATTTTCCACAAGGAGGTTATCTGGATCTGAGTAAACATAAAACTTATTATCATAAAAAGAAAATGCATCAGTAATTGGAGAAGGATTATCAACGGCTAAAGTAAGAGACAAAGTATGAGATGGAGAAATATTCATAAACATATTCTCCTTTTCTTCCTTTGTTTCGTTAGCAAATAAACTGCGAACACTAAAAGCGGTAAACACGAATAAAAGAACAAATAACAGCATCCTCTTTTCAATAATCATTTTCATTAAACCTCCTCTCCTTTTTTACTTCCTTCCTTTTATTTCCCCTCTTTTTTATTCTTCTGATTTTTTTGCTTGTTGAAATAATTTTAAAGTTCTTATCTTTCACTACAACCATTTTAATAATTATGAAACCCCAACCAAGCATTTACCCTACTTCTTCCACAACGCTTACAACTGACCATCTTTTGATTTTTTTAAAAAGCACTTGTTACATGCAATTTTCATCCTTCCTAATTTTATTATACACTTTTCCATATGATTTTCAACTGTTTTTTTAATTGGATTCAAATATACATTAATAAAGTATTACAGAGATCGGTCGAAAAATACTTATGTTAAAATTATTTACGATGGTTTTTATCAGATGTAATGCATTTGTCTTTCTTTTAGTTATTATAAGAGAATTATGATATAATGAAATTTAGAAAAAATACAGAATTTTCAAGTGGTGTTAACATTCCAAAGGAAGGGCTTTTGAAGTAAATTTTATTTTATATTTTTGTTGCTATTGGGTAAAAAACTTTCTGCTATTTCTTTTTATGTTTTTGAAGGGGAAGAAAGAGAAGAGTTTGTAGAAATTATCGGCAATTTTTAATTGAAAAACGCCCATTTTGGGCGTCTTTTTTGATTCTATCATTAGTTTTGCGATCAATTTTGCAAATGTAGTTTTATCTTTAATTTCAAATTCTTCAAGTGATAAAGACTGGTTGTTTAGGTTTAGAAAAGAATTTTTTATTTTTTGAAAATTTCTTCTACCAGCTGCTCTTTCGTGATTTTTAAGTATTCTGAGACATCTCTTAATATGTTATTTAACGTACCTATTTTAAGAAATTTGTGATCAGGTATGGTTATGTTATGCGAATACCCCATATATTCGGAATTCAATCTTAAATGGCTTCCTGTCTTTCTTAAAATTTTATAATTATATTTTCGAAGTAGATCTGCTAATTCTTTTCCTGAGATATTTCTTGGAATTTTAGACATATTTGAATGTCTCTTCTTTTACAATATGCAATCTTATAATATCGGGAACATCTTCTTCTTTATCAAAGTGACATTTTATAGCATCTTTAATATTTTCTTTCAGCTCATCTAAGGTTGATCCTTCTGTAAAGATTGATTCTCCCAAAGCCCTTGCATTATATCCACCTTCTGGGTCTTCTTCTACTATAAATATTATTTCTTTGACTTTCATCAGATTCATCCCCTTTTATTTTCTAGTTTCTGATAATATTATATCATATGGGGAAAAATTGTCAGAAAAGCATCCATTCTTTGTTTTTGTCTTTTTGAAAAGGGAGAAATAGAACCGTTATTTTTTAACTTCAAAAGGGGTGAAAGCTTGGATACTTCTTAAATATCCAAGAACAATTTCGTTAAATGTCGCAAATCTTCCAATCTCTTCTTCAGTTTTTACCAACACCTCTTCTTCAAAGTTAGATACAACTTCACCAGTTGGAATAGGTTCACCTTTTCTTATCATCCTGTGCTTTTCTTTAGCAGAATCCATATCATCTGTATATAATATTTTACCTTCTTTTATAATTGCAAAAGATGACGATATTTCCTCGAGTTCGTATATTTCGTGAGAAGATATGATTATCGTCTTGTTCGTTTCATTTGCATAATTTCTTAAAATTTTTAAAGCCTCCGATCTTATAACGGGATCAAGGTTCTGAGTTGGTTCATCTAAGAGCAAAAGATCGGCGTTACTGGATATTGTTAGTGCCAAATAAAACAATGTTTTCATACCCATTGAATATCTTTCCACTTTTTGGTTTATGTCGAAGTTGTAATGTAAAACAAAATTAGAAAATGTTTCCTCATTGAAGTTAGGATACAACATACCCCAAATTTTCAGGTAATCACTTCCTTTAAAATTAGAAAATGTCAATCTATCTTCTGTCATTACTGAAACCTTTGTTTTTATCTTAGGGGTTATTTTTTCAGAAAAAAGCTTTATCTCACCGTTGTTTGGTTTCAACTCCCCGTATAGACATCTCAAAGTTGTTGTTTTCCCTGCACCATTGGGACCTATTAGAGAAAAGATTTCACCCTCATTTACATTAAAATTGATCTTGTTCAATATCGGTTTTGAATTGAAACTTTTAACTAAGTCTTTCACTTCTACTATCATTTTTGTACACCTCTTTTTTCAAACAGATATAAAGATAAGAGTAAAAGAAACACAGAAAATATCAAACTTGCCCAAACATTTCCTTGGTTCGACGGGCTAATATATTTGTAGGGATTTACAGCATAACTGGAACCAATTTTCCCAAGTATCCAATCAGCGATCAATATCAAAAATGGTATTCCAAATGTATCTCCCCCTAATGTAACAGAGATTATAATAATGGCAAAATAAGCCGTTGCAAATATTATGACACTCAAGATCTTTAAAAGTGCTATTGATAAGTACAAACTTCCAAAGTTAAAAAAGGCTAGCCCGATAGAACTAGGTATAACTATCAATAGTAGGGAAAGTACATAAGATGAGAAAAATACCTCTCTGTATGAATAAGGAAGGGATATTATAAGGGAGAACTTTCCGTTTCTTAAATCATGTCCGATCATGTTTGTAAGGAAAAGGAATATGAAAAATAACGTTAAAAACGGTATATCAAAGGTTATGAAAAATAAAAAAATCAAAGAGAATATAAATATTCTTCCACTTTTTTCAGTAAACTCTTTTTGAAAATAAACTTCCAACTTATTCAGAAAATTGACCATCTTTCCAAACCTCCTCCAAAATTAATTTTATAGTTTCTAAGTCTATGTCTTCCTTTTTTAATTTTTCTACACAATTTCTAATCTCATCAACAATGCCTTTTTTTAAATCTATATTCTTTGAAACAAAAAAACCTATTCCATGTTGGGCTTCTATGTATCCTGATGTTTCTAACTTGTCTAAAGCTTTTAAAATCGTGTTGATGTTGACTTTGAAAACTGTACTCAACTCCCTAACAGGTGGTAATTGATCACCTTCTTTTAGATTTCCCATAATTATTTCCTTTTTTATTTGGTTCATTATTTGTAAATAAGATGGTATCCCACTGTGTTTATCTACTTCATACAGCATATTTACAACCCTTTCAATATTTTTTTCTTCTGATCTTAATTCTGCCTTGGGTATCGAGCTTTAACCTTCCTTCATTATCCGAAGGTTCTAGAAGTTCTAGATCACCATAAGCCCCTTTAATTGATAAATACCTCGTACCTACCCATTTATCCATGTATTTTATGGTACCTGTCAATGTTGCGCCGTTAATATAAATATGTTCTGCGTTAATTACTGAGAGATCAATTTCCATACCAGCACCGTTTAGTGTTAACTCACTTGCATCTACTAAGCCATGCCAACTAATCCCTGATGCATTAATTTCAGCTTGGTCTACGTGTACATTACCACCTAAACTTAAACCTGCAGAATTTATCGAAAGATTACTCGCTTCAAGTGTTACATTGAAATCAAGCCCAGTGGTATTTAAATCAAAATTTTCTAATTCTAAATTCCCTACTACATTTAAACCTGTTGAGTTTATTCTTATGTTCTTGTAGGGTACTTTTGAGCCAATTACTATGATATATTTTTGATCTTGAACGTCTGATGTTAAAGTTAAAGTATCTTCATTTCTCATACGATTAATTTGACTAGGAATGTAGATCTGATCAGACGTTTCATCAAAAATTATTTCATAATTTATTCCTTCAATTTGTAAATTTTCAGCCCTTTCTATGTAGATATCAGGTTGGATTTCTTCAGTATTAGAATTGTAGCTATAACCGTTTTGGTTATATTCTTCCCAGTTGAAAATATTATTCCATAAATTATCCCAATCTATATGCGAGTCTATAAAATAAGAAAATATACTTGCTGGTATCACAAATAAAACTACCGCTAAAATAACAAACAAAATTTTAAAGCTTTTCAGGTTAAGAGCCAGAAAAACAATCGCAACTGTCGAGAAAATGATTTTCAAAAAGAAGGAAGGTATAAAAAGAGCCGAAATACCGAAAACAGCTGCAAAGACAAGCTTTAACAAATAATTGTACCTGGACATTTACAATCACCCCCAATGTTTTGTTGTTATATTTAACTATAACACATATTGTATAAAAAGTCAACTTTTTGAGTTAAATAATATCTAATACTCTATCAAACTACCTGTTTCTCTTGCTTTGTTGAAACCAAATCTGAATAACAACAATCCCAAAGGAATCGTCAGTAAACTCATGATGATCAAAACTATTATTTCATTCTTCACATCAACAAAGGTGGCCCCTGTTAGTAAAGACTTCCTCAATGCACTTAAAGCATACGTGGATGGTATCCCACTATGTTTATCTACTTCATACAGCATATTTACAACCCTTTCAATATTTTTTTCTTCTGATCTCAATTCTGTCTTGGGTATCAAGGTCCAACCTTCCTTCATTATCCGAAGGTTCTAGAATATCTAGTTCACCAGAAGTCCTGTCAATTGATAAATACCTGGTACCTACCCATTTATCCATGTATTTTATGGTACCGTTCAATGTAGTCCCGTCAATATAGATATGTTCTGCGTTAATTACTGAGAGATCAATATCCATACTAGTGCCGTCTAGCTTTAACTCTTCGGCATCTACTAAGCCCTCCCAATTAATTCTTGTTGCATCGATTTCAGCATTGCCCACATGTATATCACCATCAAAACTTAAACTTCCAGAATCTAGCTTTAACTCTTCGGCATCTACTAAACCCTCCCAACTAGTTCCTGTTGAATCGATTTCAGCGTTGCCCACGTGTATCTCACCATCAATATCTAAACTTGTAGAATTTATCGAAAGATTACTCGCTTCAAGTGTTACATTGAAATCAAGCCCAGTGGTATTTAAATCAAAATTTTCTACTTCTAAATTTCCCTCTACATTCAAACCTGTTGAGTTTATCCTTATGTTCTTGTAGGGTACTTTTGAGCCAATTACTATGATCACTTTTGGAGTAAAATTTTGATATTTAATGTGTGATGTTAATGTTAATGTATTTCCGTTTCTCCTATGATTAATTTGACTAGGAATGTAGACCTGGTCAGACGTTTCATCAAAAATTATTTCTAAATTTATTCCTTCAATTTGTAAATTTTCAGCCCTTTCTATGTAGATATCGGGTTGGATTTCTTCAGTATTAGAATTGTAGCTATAATCGTTTTGGTTATAAAATTCTTCCCCATTGAAAATATTACTCCATAAATTATCCCAATCAAGCTGTGAACCTATAAAATTAGAAAATATACTTGCTGGAATCACAAATAAAACTACCGCTAAAATAACAAACAAAATTTTAAAGCTTTTCAGGTTAAGAGCCAGAAAAACAATCGCAACTGTCGAAAAAATGATTTTCAAAAAGAAGGAAGGTATAAAGAGAGCCGAAATACCGAAAACAATTGCAAAGACAAGCTTTAACAAATAATTGTACCTGGACATTTACAATCACCCCCAATGTTTTGTTGTTATATTTAACTATAACACATATTGTACAAAAAAGTCAACTTTTTGTGTTTTAATTTTATAATTCAACACCGATCAACAAAACAACAAAAAATCCCTTCATCCTCTATCACCCCGCATTAAATCATATTAAATGTCCGTGAAAAAGATTGGTTAGCTCAGAGACATAAATACATTGCAACCAATTCCTTATTTAAATGACTATTATTTATCATCTAGTACGTAAGTTTCTATTTTTTCTACCCTTACTTTTTGAAAGAGATCCAAAAAATTTATTCCCTCTTCTTTCGTCCGATCTCGTTAGCACTTGATAGATAGCTTTCAATTATTCCTTTGAAAGTATCATCTCCGGCCATAAGCTCACTAAAGCTACCTGTCGCTGCAACCGTTCCATTTTTTAACACAAATACCCTATTTGCAAGACTAATAACATTTGGTTTATGGGAAATAATAATCCCAGAACGTGTGGATAAATAACCTTCAAGTTTTTCAAGTAAAATACTTTCGTTTATGGTATCTAGATTAGTAAGTGGTTCGTCAACCACCACTACATCTTTTTCAGCGTAAAATAACCTTGCAAGTTGTATCCGTTGTTTTTCACCGCCCGAAACAAAACTACCTCCTTCTCCTAAAAGTCTTCCTTTTAAATGATCCAATCTAAGATCATCAATTACTTTTTCCAATCGTTTCTCTTCTAACTTTCTTCCCATAACGATATTGCTTTCAAGCGTTTCATTGAAAATCCCAACAGTTTGAGAGTAATATCCAACATATTTGAACACTGCCAGGGGGTAGGTCCCTTTTAATTCATTACCTAGGATTCTTACTTCTCCTTCATAGTTTTGCTCTAATCCAAGTAGTATATTGAGTAAAGTGGATTTTCCTTCTCCTGATAAGCCTACAATAGCAATTGTTTCCCCATGCTGAACTTTTAAGGAAATTTTTTTTAGAAATGTTTTATCAGGTTCAAAGCCAAAACTGACATCTTTCAGACTATATACGGGGGCCATTGGAACCGGAAATATTTCATGCTTCGTGTAATTCTTTTGTGCATGTTCTGCTTCGTCGAAATAATTAAGGATGGTATCAAGATTTGCAGAAACACGTACTGCAATTCGGGCCAATTCCCTAAATAGGTATAAAGGTTCCGTCACAAAGGAAAAATATGTCCACAATGCCCATATTGTTCCAACGGTCATACGTCCATTAATTACTAAAAAACTTCCATATACCAAGATTATTAGACGAGAAAAATAATCTGGCAGATCAACCATCAATTTGTCAAACCTTGATCTTGGTATTTCTGCTTCCACCACTGAGTCTGTAATC
The DNA window shown above is from Petrotoga mexicana DSM 14811 and carries:
- a CDS encoding ABC transporter ATP-binding protein, giving the protein MIVEVKDLVKSFNSKPILNKINFNVNEGEIFSLIGPNGAGKTTTLRCLYGELKPNNGEIKLFSEKITPKIKTKVSVMTEDRLTFSNFKGSDYLKIWGMLYPNFNEETFSNFVLHYNFDINQKVERYSMGMKTLFYLALTISSNADLLLLDEPTQNLDPVIRSEALKILRNYANETNKTIIISSHEIYELEEISSSFAIIKEGKILYTDDMDSAKEKHRMIRKGEPIPTGEVVSNFEEEVLVKTEEEIGRFATFNEIVLGYLRSIQAFTPFEVKK
- a CDS encoding GntR family transcriptional regulator; the encoded protein is MLYEVDKHSGIPSYLQIMNQIKKEIIMGNLKEGDQLPPVRELSTVFKVNINTILKALDKLETSGYIEAQHGIGFFVSKNIDLKKGIVDEIRNCVEKLKKEDIDLETIKLILEEVWKDGQFSE
- a CDS encoding ABC transporter transmembrane domain-containing protein, producing MNNKNTRNKIFGSYSYATFFSWQFTLLVIAMIPLYYWVLNHFNKRVLDASKKERKEYSKVMESLREKIEGINIIETR
- a CDS encoding ATP-binding cassette domain-containing protein — protein: MKNINLTVGKNEKIALVGTSGSGKSTMVSFLYA
- a CDS encoding type II toxin-antitoxin system HicA family toxin: MSKIPRNISGKELADLLRKYNYKILRKTGSHLRLNSEYMGYSHNITIPDHKFLKIGTLNNILRDVSEYLKITKEQLVEEIFKK
- a CDS encoding ABC transporter ATP-binding protein, translating into MNVIEVNDLLKRYPQRTSKEMLTAVDKISFHVKEGEIFALLGPNGAGKTTTIKSICGLLVFDEGKIKIKDYDLKTERSKALKQISVVLEGSRNLYHRLTPIENIQYFVGIRGKKISKNEALDILDFLGIKEKANEVVYTLSRGMQQKTALAVCLAVDTDVLLLDEPTLGLDVISNVEFRRLLTNVKERGKSILLSTHDMALVEEIADRVAIINNGKIVVCEDKKKLMDVFSATGYKIKVRSEDTLERELDKIGITELTKESNVYDLTVDFKTSSELYEVIDFFKSRNVEIVSIEKQMVNFEKIFISYTNGSNS
- a CDS encoding type II toxin-antitoxin system HicB family antitoxin gives rise to the protein MKVKEIIFIVEEDPEGGYNARALGESIFTEGSTLDELKENIKDAIKCHFDKEEDVPDIIRLHIVKEETFKYV
- a CDS encoding ABC transporter permease is translated as MVNAFVANFKKNFIEMKRYFFDTVSSFIILFIIFYLIFFGFKIASGPNFGDTIDGIIVSYFMWIMFLASFQGVSYWIIQEAERGTLEQLFMSPVKFEFQMIFHVISDFCINVLMIVPLMYLAAFTTGRTLNFDLFTLLYLIILGSISAVGVGLILGGMALIFKKISSFIQICTFAFLAILMFEVDALWFELLPMVKATGMMRRMAVTGTNFYQFPIQDHVILWITAALFLLVGIIIFRGFEKRAMVRGTLGQY
- a CDS encoding ATP-binding cassette domain-containing protein, translating into MNLTNLRKILSFYSLIGKRRLIPILIGGFLATSSVVFGFFIPLLVRTIIDGLTINMQMEWNSIYLLAILYTASFILTYIGDQIYLREKFKAAADLSNRIFKLSFFFPWKKLKQQGSAYYASLINNQLNEAFVVLDYGFIRNIFVLIRMVLILVMVFAWSKFFFFLFVVNVAIVGIYTNIIDRVSHRPYSRGYELMRQATNFIVETFENLHEIFAGEAKSKRENEYERIYQKITDSVVEAEIPRSRFDKLMVDLPDYFSRLIILVYGSFLVINGRMTVGTIWALWTYFSFVTEPLYLFRELARIAVRVSANLDTILNYFDEAEHAQKNYTKHEIFPVPMAPVYSLKDVSFGFEPDKTFLKKISLKVQHGETIAIVGLSGEGKSTLLNILLGLEQNYEGEVRILGNELKGTYPLAVFKYVGYYSQTVGIFNETLESNIVMGRKLEEKRLEKVIDDLRLDHLKGRLLGEGGSFVSGGEKQRIQLARLFYAEKDVVVVDEPLTNLDTINESILLEKLEGYLSTRSGIIISHKPNVISLANRVFVLKNGTVAATGSFSELMAGDDTFKGIIESYLSSANEIGRKKRE